A genomic segment from Nocardia cyriacigeorgica GUH-2 encodes:
- a CDS encoding acyl-CoA synthetase, which translates to MSLSTPAPVRKARDLALGVNVMVKRGLFNPLRLDHGARSFINMRRFGPFAGVVMHAAQTRPNAAAIVDEHGELTFGQLDELSNAFARGLATKGIGQGDVVAVLARDHRGMVLSLLATGKLGVRAVLMNTGFAKPQFADVAEREKIKAVLHDSEFFDLMSAIPADIPRVLTWVDEKDGADPSIPTIESLSAGRSTESMPAPAKPGGMVILTSGTTGTPKGAPRDRVSPFMSAQFLDRVPLPKNGTMVMAAPIFHGTGLSQFTLGLALGNRVIFQQCRFDPELTLANIVKHRADSLVVVPTMLQRMLDLPADVLAKYDMTPLKVIFAAGSAIPPDVVVRTAEYFGDVLYNLYGSTECAVITVATPQDLRKAPSTAGRPPAGIRIALYDENRKLITEPNVTGTIFIENAHGFRAYTDGRTKERVDGMMSSGDVGHFDADGLLYIDGRDDDMIVSGGENVFPQEVEHLLSNRPDVLEAAVVGVDDREFGKRLRAFVVPGPGSARDVQEIKDYVKENLARYKVPREVIFLDELPRNATGKLLRKPLIEMDIDAN; encoded by the coding sequence ATGTCTCTGTCGACCCCTGCCCCCGTCCGCAAGGCGCGTGACCTCGCCCTGGGCGTGAATGTCATGGTCAAGCGCGGGTTGTTCAACCCGCTGCGCCTCGATCACGGGGCCCGCTCGTTCATCAACATGCGCAGGTTCGGCCCGTTCGCCGGCGTCGTCATGCATGCCGCGCAGACCCGGCCGAATGCCGCGGCGATCGTCGACGAACACGGCGAACTCACCTTCGGCCAGCTCGATGAACTGTCCAACGCCTTCGCTCGCGGGCTCGCGACCAAGGGCATCGGCCAGGGCGACGTGGTCGCGGTACTGGCACGCGACCACCGCGGCATGGTGCTGAGCCTGCTGGCCACCGGCAAGCTCGGTGTGCGCGCGGTCCTGATGAACACCGGATTCGCCAAACCGCAGTTCGCCGACGTCGCCGAGCGCGAAAAGATCAAGGCGGTACTGCACGACAGCGAGTTCTTCGACCTGATGAGCGCCATCCCGGCCGATATCCCCCGCGTGCTCACCTGGGTGGACGAGAAGGACGGCGCCGATCCTTCGATCCCCACCATCGAGTCGCTGTCGGCGGGCCGCTCCACCGAGTCCATGCCGGCCCCGGCCAAGCCCGGCGGGATGGTGATCCTCACCAGCGGCACCACCGGCACGCCGAAGGGCGCGCCGCGCGATCGGGTCAGCCCCTTCATGTCGGCCCAGTTCCTGGACCGGGTGCCGCTGCCCAAGAACGGCACCATGGTGATGGCGGCGCCGATCTTCCACGGCACCGGCCTGTCCCAGTTCACCCTCGGCCTCGCGCTCGGCAACCGGGTGATCTTCCAGCAGTGCCGCTTCGATCCGGAGCTGACGCTGGCCAATATCGTGAAGCATCGCGCGGATTCGCTGGTCGTGGTGCCCACCATGTTGCAGCGCATGCTCGACCTGCCCGCAGACGTGCTCGCCAAATACGACATGACGCCGCTGAAGGTGATCTTCGCGGCCGGCTCGGCGATTCCGCCGGACGTCGTGGTGCGCACCGCCGAATACTTCGGCGACGTGCTCTACAACCTGTACGGCTCCACCGAATGCGCGGTGATCACGGTGGCGACGCCGCAAGATCTGCGCAAGGCGCCGAGCACCGCGGGCCGTCCGCCGGCGGGTATCCGGATCGCGCTCTACGACGAGAACCGCAAGCTCATCACCGAGCCGAACGTCACCGGCACCATCTTCATCGAAAACGCGCACGGATTCCGCGCCTACACCGACGGCCGCACCAAGGAACGGGTGGACGGGATGATGTCCAGCGGCGACGTCGGCCATTTCGATGCCGACGGACTGCTGTACATCGACGGCCGCGACGACGACATGATCGTCTCCGGCGGCGAGAACGTCTTCCCGCAGGAGGTCGAGCACCTGCTGTCGAACCGGCCGGACGTGCTGGAGGCGGCCGTCGTCGGCGTCGACGACCGCGAATTCGGCAAACGGTTGCGCGCCTTCGTCGTCCCGGGGCCCGGCTCCGCTCGCGACGTCCAGGAGATCAAGGACTATGTCAAGGAGAACCTGGCGCGCTACAAGGTGCCGCGCGAGGTGATCTTCCTCGACGAACTGCCGCGCAACGCCACCGGCAAGCTACTGCGCAAGCCGCTGATCGAAATGGACATCGACGCGAACTAA
- a CDS encoding PepSY-associated TM helix domain-containing protein — translation MSTTDIETPQQESAPPPGPRRSGVGAAARALALRLHFYAGVFVGPFILIAAITGALYAISPTLESIVDRDLLHVESSGPAQPISAQVDAAVATRPDLTLVAVAPAPEPGDTTRVLFSDPALGEPERRAVFVDPATATPVGESVVYGSSGALPMRTWIDRLHRDLHLGEPGRLYSELAASWLWVIALAGLLLWVRRVRARRNRNSAGWLLLPDRSGSGRGRTLNWHGAVGFWILPVLLLLAATGMTWSTYAGENITKLRENLSWTTPAVSTSLPGSDAPATHAGGDHHHGGSTPMPTGNPGDRVAQLDRVVEAGRAAGIDQPAEIAIPADDATAFSIKERRMPGTYTVDAVAVDGATGTITARLPYADWPLMAKLSNWGIQFHMGLMFGLLNQLLLLAVMIGLITVIVRGYLLWWKRRPTRDAGRLAVGKPPQRGWLRRSPLVLIVPLAAVAVVIGWFAPLIGVSLLAFLLVDVIVGWFRSRAAA, via the coding sequence ATGAGTACCACCGATATCGAGACTCCGCAGCAGGAGTCCGCTCCCCCGCCCGGACCACGACGGTCCGGCGTGGGTGCCGCCGCGCGCGCCTTGGCGCTGCGGCTGCATTTCTACGCCGGCGTCTTCGTCGGCCCGTTCATCCTGATCGCGGCGATCACCGGCGCGCTGTACGCGATCTCACCGACGTTGGAGTCGATCGTCGATCGCGATCTGCTGCACGTCGAATCGTCCGGTCCCGCACAGCCGATCTCCGCCCAGGTCGACGCCGCGGTCGCTACCCGGCCCGATCTGACGCTGGTCGCGGTCGCGCCGGCACCCGAACCCGGCGACACCACCCGGGTCCTCTTCAGTGACCCGGCGCTCGGTGAACCCGAACGCCGCGCGGTGTTCGTCGATCCGGCGACCGCTACTCCGGTCGGCGAATCGGTGGTCTACGGCAGTTCGGGCGCGCTGCCCATGCGCACCTGGATCGACCGGCTGCACCGCGACCTGCACTTGGGCGAACCCGGCCGGCTCTACAGCGAGCTGGCCGCGTCCTGGCTGTGGGTGATCGCGCTGGCCGGTCTGCTGCTGTGGGTCCGCCGGGTGCGGGCGCGGCGCAACCGCAACTCCGCGGGCTGGCTGCTGCTGCCGGACCGCTCCGGTAGCGGACGTGGGCGCACCCTGAATTGGCATGGGGCGGTCGGGTTCTGGATTCTGCCGGTGCTGTTGCTGCTGGCGGCGACGGGCATGACCTGGTCGACCTACGCCGGTGAGAACATCACGAAGCTGCGGGAGAACCTCAGCTGGACCACCCCCGCTGTCAGCACCAGCCTGCCGGGCTCGGACGCGCCGGCGACGCATGCCGGCGGCGACCATCACCACGGTGGTTCGACGCCGATGCCGACCGGGAACCCGGGTGACCGGGTGGCGCAATTGGATCGCGTGGTCGAGGCCGGTCGTGCGGCCGGTATCGATCAGCCGGCCGAGATCGCGATTCCCGCCGACGATGCGACGGCGTTCTCGATCAAGGAACGGCGCATGCCGGGGACCTACACCGTCGACGCCGTCGCGGTCGACGGTGCCACCGGCACGATCACCGCTCGCCTGCCCTATGCCGACTGGCCGCTGATGGCCAAGCTGTCCAACTGGGGCATCCAGTTCCACATGGGCCTGATGTTCGGCCTGCTCAATCAGCTGCTGCTGCTCGCGGTGATGATCGGACTGATCACGGTGATCGTGCGCGGTTATCTGCTGTGGTGGAAGCGGCGGCCCACGCGCGATGCCGGGCGGCTCGCCGTCGGTAAACCACCGCAGCGTGGGTGGTTGCGGCGCAGTCCACTGGTGTTGATCGTGCCGCTGGCTGCGGTCGCGGTGGTGATCGGCTGGTTCGCGCCGTTGATCGGCGTCAGCCTGCTGGCGTTCCTGCTGGTCGACGTGATCGTCGGCTGGTTCAGGAGCCGCGCCGCCGCGTAG
- the galK gene encoding galactokinase, whose translation MPDDSNDGFATWAAPGRVNVIGEHTDYNDGYVLPIALPMTVECAARRRGDDQVVLSSRQRPGEPIALGLGGLERERAVLPRWARYPVGVLAEFVRRGHALGGVELRIDGGVPIGAGLSSSAALCCSVAVALRDLFGLGLSARELIDLARTAENRYVGVPTGILDQSAAILCTPGHALFLDVRRFDRAEPGAYEQIPFDLRKSGLELLVVDTGHPHSLADSGYAERRSQCAAAAAELGVRTLRAIDSLDGLARLDDPVLLRRARHVVGENARVLDVVELLRAGADPREIGPVLTASHTSLRADFEVSTPALDVVVAAALAAGAYGARMVGGGFGGSVIALVDKRAVGLVSDAVRDELAGNGLPAPTVFTAVPAAGARRVR comes from the coding sequence GTGCCCGACGATTCGAACGACGGCTTCGCGACCTGGGCGGCGCCCGGCCGGGTGAACGTCATCGGTGAGCACACCGATTACAACGACGGATACGTGCTGCCGATCGCGCTACCGATGACGGTCGAGTGTGCGGCTCGGCGCCGTGGCGACGATCAGGTCGTGCTGTCGTCGCGGCAGCGGCCGGGAGAGCCGATCGCCCTCGGACTCGGCGGGCTCGAGCGGGAGCGGGCCGTGCTGCCCAGGTGGGCGCGATATCCGGTGGGCGTGCTCGCGGAGTTCGTGCGGCGCGGACATGCCCTCGGCGGCGTCGAGCTGCGCATCGACGGCGGGGTGCCGATCGGCGCGGGCTTGTCGTCGTCGGCGGCGCTGTGCTGCTCGGTGGCCGTCGCACTGCGAGATTTGTTCGGGCTCGGGCTTTCCGCCCGCGAGCTGATCGACCTGGCACGCACCGCGGAGAACCGGTATGTGGGTGTGCCGACCGGGATTCTGGACCAGTCGGCGGCAATCCTGTGTACCCCGGGGCACGCGCTGTTCCTCGATGTCCGGCGATTCGACCGTGCGGAACCGGGTGCTTATGAACAGATTCCGTTCGACCTGCGGAAATCCGGGTTGGAACTACTCGTCGTCGACACCGGGCATCCGCACAGCCTGGCCGATAGCGGCTATGCCGAGCGTCGCAGCCAATGTGCCGCCGCGGCAGCGGAACTGGGGGTGCGGACTCTGCGCGCGATCGACTCCCTCGATGGCCTCGCACGGCTCGACGATCCGGTGCTGCTGCGTCGAGCGCGACACGTCGTCGGTGAGAACGCGCGGGTCCTCGACGTGGTCGAGCTGTTGCGTGCGGGTGCCGATCCTCGGGAGATCGGGCCGGTGCTGACCGCCTCGCACACCTCGTTGCGCGCGGACTTCGAGGTGTCGACGCCGGCGTTGGATGTCGTCGTGGCTGCTGCGCTGGCGGCCGGCGCGTATGGCGCTCGCATGGTCGGGGGTGGGTTCGGCGGTAGCGTCATCGCGCTGGTCGATAAGCGGGCCGTCGGACTGGTGTCGGATGCGGTGCGAGACGAGTTGGCGGGCAACGGTTTGCCGGCGCCGACTGTGTTCACCGCTGTACCGGCCGCAGGTGCGCGTCGCGTGCGGTGA
- a CDS encoding GGDEF domain-containing protein, producing the protein MELTGEQSAGGRSHFGHRWIRFVPGVAIAMIVLQTLLDSPALSLTTMTVVVAGALTMIGTGLHRHRPRQPLPWYLLSASAVSFAAGIALRDFADAPTRPLDDAFTLAGYVGIGVAAVFWLRPRQLHTDYDLLLDSALIGLGALLASWTFLISPALRTDGHLGHAVATAIYPILDALLLALVAYSVATTTRSETSLRLLHGGLLLALLGDLGYNLEVAGTPVAGRDVLLAPLLLAYTLVGIAALHPTMTSLGAPHPIHPHHSRQRASFLAVALIVASLIPVVGSRLGTVDRVVVSSLCALLLIGVLVRSERAIVRSARSEKRAQYQADHDMLTGLLNRSALLRALARNRGHWAERPLCLLFIDLDGFKMVNDSYGHAVGDELIANAASRIRRAVRREDVVARYGGDEFVILAPLDRQESEGLATRLLATFIRPFELSAGEVPITASIGVACSGPRAAEADIYDLLREADSAMYHAKEYSLGYTFYDTCRDERRTAPDTARRPWQRETAV; encoded by the coding sequence ATGGAACTCACCGGAGAGCAGTCGGCGGGTGGGCGATCGCACTTCGGACATCGGTGGATCAGGTTCGTCCCCGGCGTCGCGATCGCCATGATCGTGCTACAAACTCTGCTCGATTCTCCCGCGCTGTCGCTGACGACGATGACCGTGGTGGTGGCGGGCGCACTCACCATGATCGGTACCGGCCTGCACCGGCACCGCCCGCGACAGCCCCTGCCGTGGTACCTACTGTCGGCGTCGGCGGTGAGTTTCGCCGCGGGCATCGCCCTGCGCGATTTCGCCGACGCCCCCACCCGCCCCCTCGACGACGCCTTCACCCTGGCCGGCTATGTCGGCATCGGAGTCGCCGCGGTCTTCTGGCTGCGGCCCCGCCAGTTGCACACCGACTACGACTTATTACTCGACTCCGCGTTGATCGGCCTCGGCGCCCTGCTGGCCTCCTGGACCTTCCTGATCTCCCCCGCACTGCGCACCGACGGCCATCTCGGTCATGCCGTGGCGACGGCGATCTATCCGATTCTCGACGCGCTCTTATTGGCACTGGTCGCCTATTCGGTGGCGACGACGACCCGTTCGGAAACCTCCCTGCGCTTGCTGCACGGTGGTCTACTGCTCGCCCTGCTCGGCGATCTCGGCTACAACCTCGAGGTCGCGGGCACCCCGGTGGCCGGCCGTGATGTGCTGCTCGCGCCGCTGCTGCTGGCCTACACGCTGGTCGGGATCGCCGCGCTGCATCCGACCATGACCTCGCTCGGCGCACCGCATCCCATCCATCCGCATCATTCCCGCCAGCGCGCCAGTTTCCTCGCCGTCGCGTTGATCGTGGCCTCGCTGATCCCGGTGGTGGGCTCGCGCCTGGGCACGGTGGATCGGGTGGTGGTGTCGTCGCTGTGCGCGCTGCTGCTGATCGGGGTGCTGGTGCGCAGCGAGCGCGCCATCGTGCGCAGCGCCCGCAGCGAGAAGCGCGCCCAGTACCAGGCCGACCACGACATGCTCACCGGATTGCTCAACCGGTCGGCCCTGCTGCGGGCGTTGGCGCGCAATCGCGGCCACTGGGCCGAACGGCCGCTGTGCCTGCTGTTCATCGATCTGGACGGGTTCAAGATGGTCAACGACAGCTACGGCCACGCCGTGGGCGACGAGCTCATCGCCAATGCCGCCTCCCGGATCCGCCGGGCGGTGCGCCGCGAGGATGTGGTGGCACGCTACGGCGGCGACGAATTCGTCATCCTCGCGCCGCTGGACCGCCAAGAATCCGAGGGACTGGCCACCCGGCTGCTGGCCACCTTCATCCGCCCGTTCGAACTCAGCGCGGGCGAGGTGCCGATCACCGCGAGCATCGGGGTGGCCTGCAGTGGGCCGCGCGCCGCCGAAGCCGACATCTACGACCTACTGCGGGAAGCGGATTCGGCGATGTACCACGCCAAGGAGTACTCCCTCGGCTACACCTTCTACGACACCTGCCGCGACGAACGCCGCACGGCACCCGACACCGCGCGGCGCCCCTGGCAGCGCGAGACCGCGGTCTGA
- a CDS encoding DUF6319 family protein, translated as MSDTEIAQIATEIADGRPPMVWFTAAAVGIPEGRSGKVIALGEPADGDFLQIRPTGSKDVLSFSPAEVTMTKPARDRAAAQKSTTRKESPTVTKPSAPTSTASTPAAPQPAPKPAAEKPAPAASNGAAKPAPANRPAPPAQPKPAAKAPARKAKSAEVTVTISGTADGEWSVDVVNGKKRTVRALPVNSAAVAQAAKLLHPEVAEVVGGIMEAVREAQLAKVEQLQAELEEARKLLAELPD; from the coding sequence TTGTCGGACACCGAGATTGCGCAGATCGCCACCGAGATCGCCGACGGCCGACCACCCATGGTGTGGTTCACCGCGGCGGCTGTGGGAATTCCGGAAGGGCGTTCGGGCAAGGTCATCGCTCTCGGTGAGCCCGCCGACGGGGATTTTCTGCAGATCCGGCCCACCGGTTCCAAGGATGTCCTGTCCTTTTCCCCGGCCGAGGTGACGATGACCAAGCCCGCGCGCGACCGGGCCGCCGCCCAGAAGTCGACCACCAGGAAGGAATCACCCACCGTGACCAAGCCGTCGGCCCCGACGAGCACCGCGTCCACCCCGGCCGCGCCGCAGCCGGCCCCCAAGCCCGCCGCCGAGAAGCCGGCCCCCGCTGCCTCGAACGGTGCGGCGAAACCGGCCCCCGCGAACCGGCCCGCCCCGCCCGCGCAGCCGAAGCCGGCCGCCAAAGCGCCCGCGCGCAAGGCGAAGTCGGCCGAGGTCACCGTCACCATCAGCGGCACCGCCGACGGTGAGTGGAGCGTCGATGTGGTCAACGGCAAGAAGCGCACCGTGCGGGCGCTGCCGGTGAACAGCGCCGCGGTCGCGCAGGCGGCCAAGCTGCTGCATCCCGAGGTCGCCGAGGTGGTCGGCGGGATCATGGAAGCCGTCCGGGAAGCGCAGCTGGCCAAGGTCGAGCAGTTACAGGCCGAATTGGAGGAGGCCAGGAAGCTGCTCGCCGAGCTGCCCGACTGA
- a CDS encoding class I adenylate-forming enzyme family protein has translation MTETVDQQARTMAAIGRLTGPGGPFEMTVQQVLGAPTPLLVHRERSLADVLAASTRWGDRDYLVTEHTRLSFTEHAAAAGALARALRDRYGVGKGDRVGILAANTPEWVVAFWAAQCLGAIAVGYNAWWAPPEISYGVGHTTPSVLIADAPRAARVAELGLDVPVLTMEDDVPALIAEFAGDELPNTPVDEDDPAVILYTSGTSGRPKGVTHSHRNVIAVIGYHRFNDALAAEMTGTPDNGGRRFLLTSPLFHIASLHNLVVPRLVSGDTAVIHQGSFDADRVLRLIERERVSNWGAMPTMATRMLACDLGAYDLSSLRAFSLNSAPSSAALQQRLREQLPVARTALVTSYGLTECSTAATLAAPAELAAFPDTVGRPVLGVTVEIHDETGAQLPDGEEGEIWVHGPYVMLGYWNDPAATAAAITPDRKLRTGDIGVLEGGRLRLSGRRSDLILRGGENVYPTEIEQCLDEHPAVLESAVIGVPDPDLGQAVAAVVVVESATATDEDELRAFAADRLAYYKVPARWRLTTTALPRNATGKVIRAGLEA, from the coding sequence ATGACCGAAACCGTCGATCAGCAGGCACGCACCATGGCCGCCATCGGCCGGCTCACCGGCCCCGGCGGGCCGTTCGAGATGACCGTGCAGCAGGTGCTCGGCGCACCCACACCGCTGCTCGTGCACCGCGAACGCAGCCTGGCCGACGTCCTCGCGGCCTCCACCCGCTGGGGCGATCGCGACTATCTGGTCACCGAGCACACCCGCCTGTCGTTCACCGAGCACGCGGCCGCGGCGGGAGCGCTGGCGCGGGCATTGCGCGATCGCTACGGCGTCGGCAAGGGCGATCGGGTCGGCATCCTGGCCGCGAATACGCCCGAATGGGTGGTGGCGTTCTGGGCGGCGCAATGCCTCGGCGCCATCGCGGTGGGCTACAACGCGTGGTGGGCGCCGCCGGAGATCTCCTACGGCGTCGGCCACACGACACCGTCGGTGCTGATCGCCGACGCCCCACGCGCCGCCCGCGTCGCCGAACTCGGCCTCGACGTTCCCGTGCTCACCATGGAGGACGACGTACCGGCGCTGATCGCCGAGTTCGCCGGCGACGAGCTGCCGAACACTCCGGTCGACGAGGACGATCCCGCCGTCATCCTCTACACCAGCGGCACCAGCGGCCGCCCCAAGGGCGTGACGCATTCGCATCGCAACGTCATCGCCGTCATCGGCTATCACCGCTTCAACGACGCGCTCGCCGCCGAAATGACCGGCACGCCCGACAATGGCGGTAGGCGTTTCCTGCTCACCTCACCCCTGTTCCACATCGCCAGCCTGCACAATCTGGTCGTTCCGCGCCTGGTCAGCGGCGATACCGCGGTCATACACCAGGGCTCGTTCGATGCCGACCGGGTGCTGCGGCTGATCGAGCGCGAGCGGGTCAGCAACTGGGGCGCCATGCCAACCATGGCGACGCGGATGCTGGCCTGCGATCTCGGCGCCTACGATCTGTCCTCGCTGCGGGCGTTCTCGCTGAATTCGGCGCCGTCGTCGGCGGCCTTGCAGCAGCGGCTGCGCGAGCAGCTTCCGGTGGCCCGCACCGCGCTGGTCACCAGCTACGGCCTCACCGAATGCAGTACGGCGGCCACCCTGGCCGCGCCGGCCGAACTCGCCGCGTTCCCGGATACCGTCGGTCGTCCGGTGCTCGGCGTCACGGTGGAGATCCACGACGAGACCGGCGCCCAACTCCCCGACGGCGAGGAGGGCGAGATCTGGGTGCACGGGCCGTACGTGATGCTCGGCTACTGGAACGATCCCGCCGCGACCGCGGCCGCGATCACCCCGGACCGCAAACTGCGCACCGGCGATATCGGCGTACTCGAGGGCGGCCGGTTGCGGCTGTCCGGGCGGCGGTCGGATCTGATCCTGCGCGGTGGGGAGAACGTCTATCCCACCGAGATCGAGCAATGCCTCGACGAGCATCCGGCGGTGCTGGAGAGCGCGGTGATCGGCGTGCCCGATCCGGACCTGGGGCAGGCGGTGGCCGCGGTGGTGGTCGTCGAAAGCGCAACGGCCACCGATGAAGACGAGTTGCGCGCGTTCGCCGCCGACCGCCTGGCGTACTACAAGGTCCCGGCCCGCTGGCGGCTCACCACCACCGCGCTGCCGCGCAATGCGACCGGAAAGGTCATCCGCGCCGGCCTCGAGGCGTGA
- a CDS encoding nuclear transport factor 2 family protein produces the protein MPLDASGASLLAAVQASPRAVAAHDRQTWVGLFTADATVRDPVGARPHTGRAAIEKFFDTFIAPNTIEFEVDHDFTGPGVVVRDLHIRTTMSTGAQVLVPMHLRYDLSEIDGELRISHLAAHWELPAMVAQLLRTGTRGFGAGMQLGAALVRNQGLTGAAGMARGFTGVGRAGKRVAAELFDAAASGDTAHVRRLLGAGTVIECPAGTVVSADEFTERAEEGLRAGKVIAAGRSVTASVELDGAPAVIALEFDLDAPRIHHVVVFTELVPDQP, from the coding sequence GTGCCCCTGGACGCATCCGGTGCGAGCCTGCTCGCCGCCGTACAGGCTTCGCCACGGGCGGTCGCCGCGCATGACCGGCAGACCTGGGTCGGCCTGTTCACCGCCGATGCGACGGTGCGCGATCCGGTCGGTGCCCGCCCGCACACCGGCCGTGCGGCCATCGAGAAGTTCTTCGATACCTTCATCGCGCCCAACACCATCGAGTTCGAGGTGGACCACGATTTCACCGGGCCGGGCGTTGTCGTGCGCGATCTGCACATCCGGACCACCATGTCGACCGGCGCGCAGGTGCTGGTGCCGATGCATCTGCGCTACGACCTGAGCGAGATCGATGGTGAGCTGCGTATCTCCCATCTCGCCGCGCATTGGGAGCTGCCGGCGATGGTCGCTCAGCTACTGCGCACGGGCACGCGCGGATTCGGGGCGGGAATGCAGCTCGGTGCTGCGCTGGTGCGCAATCAGGGGTTGACCGGTGCGGCGGGGATGGCGCGCGGATTCACCGGGGTGGGTCGCGCGGGGAAGCGGGTGGCGGCGGAGTTGTTCGACGCGGCCGCTTCGGGCGATACCGCCCATGTGCGCCGGCTGCTCGGGGCCGGCACGGTGATCGAATGTCCCGCGGGCACGGTGGTTTCCGCCGACGAGTTCACCGAGCGGGCCGAGGAGGGGCTGCGGGCCGGGAAGGTGATCGCGGCCGGGCGGTCGGTGACGGCAAGCGTCGAATTGGACGGTGCCCCTGCGGTGATCGCACTCGAATTCGACCTGGACGCACCGCGAATCCATCACGTGGTGGTGTTCACCGAGCTGGTGCCGGACCAGCCTTGA
- a CDS encoding class I SAM-dependent methyltransferase: MRSDAILRDPDCERIYQSIDFDYAKAFGKPDGTHAVRSVRFDEVLRPWLAAHPGGTVVELAAGLETQFQRCDDGTVRWLCVDVPEAIEIRERFLPASERCRHLPVSALDLSWLDRVEQPERGVFVSAQGLFMYFEPDDVRRLCVAIVERFPGVELMFDTIPPWFSRKTMKGFQPTPAYTTPPMPWGVKRSRIEGLLRQWSPKIAEVRVASYGPSHGVLAVSAPIFDRLPVLRDIPPSIVWVRAQG, encoded by the coding sequence TTGCGTTCCGACGCGATCCTGCGCGACCCGGACTGCGAACGCATCTACCAGTCCATCGACTTCGACTACGCGAAGGCCTTCGGCAAGCCCGACGGCACCCACGCCGTCCGCTCGGTCCGCTTCGACGAGGTGCTCCGTCCCTGGCTGGCCGCCCACCCCGGCGGCACCGTGGTGGAACTGGCGGCCGGGCTGGAAACCCAGTTCCAGCGCTGCGACGACGGTACGGTGCGCTGGCTGTGCGTCGATGTGCCGGAGGCGATCGAGATCCGCGAGCGGTTCCTGCCCGCGTCCGAGCGCTGCCGTCATCTGCCGGTCAGCGCGCTGGACCTGTCCTGGCTCGATCGGGTGGAGCAGCCCGAACGCGGCGTCTTCGTCTCGGCGCAGGGGCTTTTCATGTACTTCGAGCCCGATGATGTGCGCCGGCTGTGTGTGGCCATCGTCGAGCGGTTCCCCGGCGTCGAGCTGATGTTCGATACGATCCCGCCGTGGTTCTCGCGCAAGACCATGAAGGGTTTCCAGCCGACGCCCGCCTATACGACCCCGCCGATGCCGTGGGGCGTGAAACGCAGCCGCATCGAGGGGCTGTTGCGGCAGTGGAGCCCGAAGATCGCGGAGGTCCGGGTGGCGTCGTATGGTCCCTCGCACGGCGTGCTGGCCGTGAGCGCGCCGATCTTCGACCGGCTGCCGGTGCTGCGCGATATCCCGCCGAGCATCGTGTGGGTGCGGGCGCAGGGGTAG